The following are from one region of the Polaribacter marinaquae genome:
- a CDS encoding MauE/DoxX family redox-associated membrane protein: MITNITNEQKVNYVRILAILGVLILMIYAPKLWITTKVFPVIPLFDWLQIPTNPLDYILAGSFFLLQIVYIFQNKRWQGLLILLLYIYLSLVDQNRLQPYFYQSFLTILAIEVFPKKTDYKKVLYAVILVFFATYFWSGIQKVNGEFYIQWLSALEKHFSFLPHILLEYFTYAVPWLEASMGVLLLFNKTRKFAVLFILLMHATITFLLFYLGYGYNVVPWNIQNMLSVFIIFWSLKTINFSDFFIKFYNKQKAVILVFTMLLPLANNLTGFYDNLLSFHFFTADLNYYNIILSEELEDNLPEHIQDFYRYKNGKAYLNMNEWAQYDNKVLFYPEERIINYMNSYLKSFAKNPNQEGLTTLEIYNH; this comes from the coding sequence ATGATAACTAATATAACTAACGAACAAAAGGTAAATTACGTTAGAATCCTAGCTATATTAGGGGTTTTAATATTGATGATATATGCTCCTAAATTATGGATTACCACAAAAGTTTTTCCTGTAATCCCTTTATTTGATTGGTTACAAATTCCTACAAATCCTTTAGATTATATTTTAGCTGGAAGTTTTTTTCTTTTACAAATTGTATATATTTTTCAAAATAAAAGATGGCAAGGTCTTCTAATTCTTTTATTATATATTTATCTTTCTTTAGTTGATCAAAATAGACTACAACCCTACTTCTATCAAAGCTTTCTAACAATTTTAGCAATTGAAGTTTTCCCAAAGAAAACAGACTATAAAAAAGTTCTTTATGCAGTTATTTTAGTTTTTTTTGCAACTTATTTCTGGAGCGGAATTCAAAAAGTAAATGGTGAATTCTACATTCAATGGTTAAGTGCCTTAGAAAAGCATTTTAGCTTTTTACCGCATATATTATTAGAATATTTTACATACGCTGTACCTTGGTTAGAAGCATCTATGGGTGTTTTATTATTGTTTAATAAAACCAGAAAATTTGCCGTTTTATTTATTTTATTAATGCATGCAACAATAACATTTTTGTTATTTTACTTAGGCTACGGTTACAATGTTGTACCTTGGAATATCCAAAATATGTTATCAGTTTTTATCATATTTTGGTCTTTAAAAACAATAAATTTTTCAGATTTCTTTATCAAATTTTATAACAAACAAAAAGCTGTTATTTTAGTTTTTACAATGTTATTACCATTGGCAAATAATTTAACTGGTTTTTACGATAATTTATTATCATTTCATTTTTTTACTGCAGATTTGAATTATTACAATATTATTCTTAGTGAAGAATTAGAAGATAATTTACCAGAACACATTCAAGATTTTTATCGTTACAAAAACGGTAAAGCCTATTTAAACATGAATGAATGGGCTCAATATGATAATAAAGTATTATTTTATCCAGAAGAAAGAATCATAAATTATATGAATTCTTATTTAAAATCTTTTGCTAAAAACCCTAATCAAGAAGGTTTAACAACACTAGAAATCTACAATCATTAA
- the uvrA gene encoding excinuclease ABC subunit UvrA → MKTDISAVNPKENIIIKGAKLHNLKNIDVVIPRNKLVVITGLSGSGKSSLAFDTLYAEGQRRYVESLSSYARQFLGKLHKPKVEYIKGIAPAIAIEQKVNSTNPRSTVGTSTEIYDYIKLLFARIGKTFSPISGNEVKKDTVSDVVNFIKKFNDNTKLLLLAPVTIDENRDLKTVLQVLEQQGYARLKWNDKVYKITSFPQEEFKNEPLLLVVDRIVKKDDEDFYNRLADAIQTAFFEGKGVCFVENLEDNNVSEFSNKFELDGITFLEPNTHLFSFNNPYGACPTCEGYGNVIGIDEDLVIPNTGLSIFEDAIFPFKTPAYVHYKEDLIEVAYKFDIPIHKPWFELSDKQKELVWNGNSSFHGIHHFFSVLEEKSYKIQNRVMLSRYRGKTKCTTCNGKRLREETNYVKINSKNISDLVALPLDELASFFKEIKLNKYEEKIGKRLLTEINNRLQFLTNVGLNYLTINRTSNTLSGGESQRINLATSLGSSLVGSMYILDEPSIGLHPKDTERLIGVLKDLRNLGNTVIVVEHDEDIMKEADYIIDIGPEAGTYGGNVVAEGNFDEILKSDSLTAKYLNEDLTIEVPKKRRKSNNKIQILGARENNLKNVDVTFPLNCLSVITGVSGSGKSTLVKKILYPTMQKKLVGYGDKIGQHTDVIGNFDTLKHVEFIDQNPIGRSSRSNPVTYIKAYDDIRALFSNQKLSNIRNYKPKHFSFNVEGGRCEVCKGEGEVTIEMQFMADVHLECETCNGKRFKKEVLEVKFDGKSIDDILNLTIDDAVAFFTENLVLKIANKLKPLQDVGLGYVKLGQSSSTLSGGEAQRIKLASFLVKGNTKDKALFIFDEPTTGLHFHDIKKLLASFNALIERGHSIVVIEHNIELIKCADYIIDLGLEGGKNGGQLIFEGTPEELVKNKKSYTSKYLAEKLNL, encoded by the coding sequence ATGAAGACAGATATTTCAGCCGTAAATCCTAAAGAAAACATCATTATAAAAGGTGCCAAATTGCACAATTTAAAAAATATAGATGTTGTAATTCCTAGAAATAAATTAGTAGTTATTACAGGTCTTTCTGGTTCTGGTAAATCTTCTTTAGCTTTTGATACCCTTTATGCAGAGGGCCAAAGGCGTTATGTAGAAAGTTTAAGTTCCTATGCAAGACAATTTTTAGGTAAATTACACAAACCTAAAGTAGAGTATATTAAAGGTATTGCACCCGCAATTGCAATAGAGCAAAAAGTTAACTCTACAAACCCAAGGTCTACTGTTGGTACAAGTACAGAAATTTACGATTATATAAAATTATTGTTTGCTAGAATAGGTAAAACCTTCTCTCCTATTTCTGGTAATGAAGTTAAAAAAGATACTGTTTCGGATGTTGTAAATTTTATAAAAAAATTTAACGACAACACTAAATTACTTTTACTTGCACCTGTAACTATAGATGAAAACAGAGATTTAAAAACCGTTTTACAAGTTTTAGAGCAGCAAGGTTATGCAAGACTTAAATGGAATGATAAAGTATATAAAATTACTAGTTTTCCGCAAGAAGAATTTAAAAATGAACCTTTACTTTTAGTTGTAGATAGAATTGTAAAAAAAGATGATGAAGATTTCTACAATCGATTAGCAGATGCTATACAGACTGCTTTTTTTGAAGGAAAAGGTGTTTGTTTTGTAGAAAATTTAGAAGATAATAATGTTTCAGAATTCAGTAATAAATTCGAATTAGATGGCATTACTTTTTTAGAACCTAACACACATTTATTTAGCTTTAACAATCCATACGGCGCATGCCCAACTTGCGAAGGATATGGAAATGTAATTGGCATCGATGAAGATTTAGTAATACCAAACACAGGTTTATCCATTTTTGAAGACGCTATTTTTCCTTTTAAAACACCTGCTTATGTTCATTATAAAGAAGATTTAATAGAAGTTGCTTATAAATTTGACATTCCAATTCATAAACCTTGGTTTGAACTTTCAGACAAACAAAAAGAGTTGGTTTGGAATGGTAATAGTTCTTTTCACGGAATCCATCATTTCTTTTCTGTTTTAGAAGAAAAAAGTTATAAAATTCAGAATCGTGTAATGCTTTCTCGTTACCGTGGCAAAACAAAATGTACAACTTGTAATGGCAAGCGTTTAAGAGAAGAAACTAATTATGTTAAAATCAATTCTAAAAACATTTCAGATTTAGTTGCTTTGCCTTTAGACGAATTGGCTTCTTTCTTCAAGGAAATTAAACTGAATAAATATGAAGAAAAAATAGGTAAAAGACTGCTTACAGAAATTAACAACAGATTGCAGTTTTTAACTAATGTTGGTTTAAATTATTTAACCATTAACAGAACATCTAACACACTTTCTGGTGGAGAAAGTCAGCGAATTAATTTAGCAACATCTTTAGGAAGTTCTTTGGTTGGTTCTATGTATATTTTAGATGAACCTAGTATTGGTTTACATCCTAAAGATACAGAAAGATTAATTGGCGTTTTAAAAGATTTAAGAAATTTAGGTAACACTGTAATTGTGGTAGAACATGATGAAGATATCATGAAAGAAGCAGATTATATTATTGATATTGGTCCGGAAGCAGGAACCTACGGAGGAAATGTTGTTGCTGAAGGTAATTTTGATGAAATTTTAAAATCTGATTCTTTAACAGCAAAATATTTAAATGAAGATTTAACAATCGAAGTTCCTAAAAAAAGAAGAAAATCAAACAATAAGATACAAATTCTTGGCGCTAGAGAAAATAATTTAAAAAATGTGGATGTTACATTTCCTTTAAATTGTTTATCTGTTATTACAGGGGTTTCTGGTTCTGGTAAAAGTACTTTAGTTAAGAAAATTCTGTATCCAACAATGCAAAAGAAATTAGTTGGTTATGGTGATAAAATTGGGCAACACACAGATGTAATTGGTAATTTTGACACCTTAAAACATGTTGAGTTTATCGATCAAAATCCTATTGGTAGATCTTCTAGATCTAATCCTGTTACGTATATCAAAGCCTATGATGATATTAGAGCGTTATTCTCAAATCAGAAATTATCTAATATCAGAAATTACAAACCAAAACACTTTTCTTTTAACGTAGAAGGTGGTAGATGTGAAGTTTGTAAAGGCGAAGGTGAAGTTACAATAGAAATGCAATTTATGGCCGATGTGCATTTAGAATGCGAAACTTGTAACGGTAAAAGGTTTAAAAAAGAAGTATTAGAAGTTAAGTTTGATGGTAAATCTATTGATGATATTTTAAATCTAACTATTGATGATGCTGTTGCTTTTTTTACAGAAAATTTAGTACTAAAAATAGCCAACAAATTAAAGCCTTTACAAGATGTTGGTTTGGGATATGTAAAATTAGGACAATCTTCTTCTACCCTTTCTGGCGGAGAAGCACAACGAATAAAACTAGCATCGTTCTTAGTTAAAGGAAACACAAAAGACAAAGCCTTGTTTATTTTTGATGAACCTACAACTGGTTTGCATTTTCATGATATTAAAAAACTATTAGCTTCTTTTAATGCTTTAATAGAACGCGGACATTCTATTGTTGTAATTGAGCATAATATAGAATTGATAAAGTGTGCAGATTATATCATAGATTTAGGCTTAGAAGGTGGTAAAAATGGTGGTCAACTTATTTTTGAAGGTACGCCAGAAGAATTGGTGAAAAATAAAAAATCGTACACTTCTAAATATTTAGCAGAAAAATTAAATTTATAA
- a CDS encoding PLP-dependent aspartate aminotransferase family protein — protein MKENNKPGINTICVHTGEVKDEQFKGAVSPMYMSTSYAFDGVDVKRYPRYFNTPNQEMLCKKIAALEKTEDGLIFGSGMAAISAAMFAFLKSGDHVIIQQVIYGGTYNFIVSEFDKYGIEYSFTESDTIEDFESLIKDNTKVLYIETPSNPLLGITDLAAISNLAKSKDILTMIDNTFASPINQNPADFGIDIMLHSATKYMGGHSDISAGAIAASKEHIAHIWNTAINFGGNLSDQTVWLLERSLKTLNLRVKEQTKNAEVMALYLEANSDIDRVYYPGLKSHPQHELAKKQMKGFGAMLSFELTNGIDAMDFQNNLKLIKPSMSLAGLESTTVSPVQTTHALLSEKERLERGIKDGLIRFSVGIEEPKDLIEDIEQAIQKAKK, from the coding sequence ATGAAAGAAAACAATAAACCAGGAATAAATACCATTTGTGTACATACTGGAGAAGTTAAAGATGAACAATTTAAAGGTGCAGTTTCACCAATGTATATGTCTACTTCTTATGCTTTTGACGGTGTAGATGTAAAACGATATCCTAGATATTTTAATACACCTAATCAAGAAATGCTGTGTAAAAAAATTGCAGCTTTAGAAAAAACAGAAGATGGTTTAATATTTGGTTCTGGTATGGCGGCAATTTCTGCTGCTATGTTTGCTTTTCTAAAATCTGGAGATCATGTAATTATTCAGCAAGTTATTTATGGCGGAACCTATAATTTTATTGTTTCTGAATTTGATAAATACGGAATTGAATATTCTTTTACAGAATCTGATACTATAGAAGATTTTGAATCGCTAATTAAAGACAATACGAAAGTTTTATATATAGAAACACCTTCTAATCCGTTGTTAGGAATTACAGATTTAGCGGCAATTTCTAATTTAGCTAAGTCAAAAGATATTTTAACAATGATAGATAATACTTTTGCATCTCCTATCAATCAAAATCCTGCTGATTTTGGCATAGACATTATGTTACATTCTGCTACAAAATATATGGGTGGTCATTCAGATATTTCTGCAGGTGCCATTGCTGCTAGTAAAGAACATATTGCACATATCTGGAATACCGCAATCAATTTTGGTGGTAACTTAAGCGATCAAACAGTTTGGTTATTAGAAAGAAGTTTAAAAACGTTAAATCTTCGTGTAAAAGAACAAACTAAAAATGCCGAAGTAATGGCATTGTATTTAGAAGCTAATTCAGATATCGATCGTGTATACTATCCTGGTTTAAAAAGTCATCCGCAGCATGAATTAGCAAAAAAACAAATGAAAGGTTTTGGCGCTATGTTGTCTTTTGAGTTGACAAACGGAATTGATGCAATGGATTTCCAAAATAATTTAAAACTTATTAAACCTTCTATGAGTTTGGCAGGTTTAGAAAGTACAACAGTTAGTCCTGTGCAAACTACACATGCTTTATTAAGTGAAAAAGAACGTTTAGAAAGAGGTATTAAAGATGGATTAATTCGTTTTTCTGTTGGTATCGAAGAACCAAAAGATTTAATTGAAGATATTGAACAAGCAATACAAAAAGCTAAGAAATAA
- a CDS encoding metallophosphoesterase codes for MERRKFIKNSLLGAAGASLIGGLYTWQVEPFWLEFVHVNMPIKNLPDHLEGKTLMQISDIHVGNRFNYNYVIESFEKAKLLEPDFVVYTGDFVSYENEEQLEQLQTVMKSTVIGKLGTAGVLGNHDYGGDWVEQHVADAITNVLEEAGITILINDEKEFDGLNIMGIDDYWGLNFDPTKITSKYDAKKANVMLCHNPDVCDLDVWNNYKGWILSGHTHGGQVKPPFLNPPILPVENKRYNAGEIDLFDGRTLYINRALGNLYQVRFNVRPEITVFKLSKS; via the coding sequence ATGGAAAGAAGAAAATTTATAAAAAATTCACTTTTAGGTGCCGCTGGCGCTAGTTTAATTGGTGGTTTATATACTTGGCAAGTAGAGCCTTTTTGGTTAGAATTTGTTCATGTAAATATGCCTATAAAAAATTTACCAGATCATTTAGAAGGTAAAACGCTAATGCAAATTAGCGATATTCATGTTGGTAATAGGTTTAATTATAATTATGTAATCGAATCTTTCGAAAAAGCAAAGTTATTAGAACCCGATTTTGTAGTGTACACTGGCGATTTTGTTTCTTATGAAAATGAAGAGCAATTAGAACAATTACAAACTGTTATGAAATCTACAGTTATAGGAAAGTTAGGAACTGCCGGTGTTTTAGGAAATCATGATTATGGTGGCGATTGGGTAGAACAACATGTTGCTGATGCTATAACAAATGTATTAGAAGAAGCTGGAATTACAATTTTAATCAATGATGAAAAAGAATTTGATGGATTGAATATTATGGGAATTGATGATTATTGGGGATTAAATTTTGATCCCACAAAAATTACTTCTAAATATGATGCAAAAAAAGCAAATGTTATGCTTTGTCATAATCCTGATGTATGTGATTTAGATGTTTGGAATAATTATAAAGGTTGGATTCTTTCGGGTCATACTCATGGCGGACAAGTGAAACCTCCTTTTTTAAATCCGCCAATTTTACCCGTAGAAAATAAAAGATACAACGCTGGTGAAATAGATTTATTCGACGGACGAACATTATATATCAATAGAGCTTTAGGTAATTTGTATCAAGTTCGATTTAATGTAAGACCAGAAATTACAGTTTTTAAGTTATCGAAATCTTAA
- the bshB1 gene encoding bacillithiol biosynthesis deacetylase BshB1: MKLDILAFGAHPDDVELGCGATIAKEVSLGKKVGIVDLTQGELGTRGSAALRMIEANKAADIMGVSVRENLKFSDGFFINDKKHQLEIIKMIRKYKPDVVLCNAIDDRHIDHGKGSKLVSDACFLSGLIKIETTVDGEIQEKWRPKQVYHYIQWKNIEPDFVIDITGFIEKKTEAVLAYGSQFFDPNSKEPETPITSKNFIDSINYRARDLGRLIGVEHAEGFTSERYVAVKNLDKLI; the protein is encoded by the coding sequence ATGAAATTAGACATATTAGCTTTTGGAGCACATCCAGATGATGTAGAGTTAGGTTGTGGTGCAACAATAGCAAAAGAAGTTTCGCTAGGTAAAAAAGTAGGAATTGTAGATTTAACTCAAGGTGAATTAGGCACGCGAGGTTCTGCAGCGTTAAGAATGATTGAAGCAAACAAAGCAGCAGACATAATGGGTGTTTCTGTAAGAGAAAATTTAAAATTTTCTGATGGATTTTTTATAAATGATAAAAAACATCAACTAGAAATTATAAAAATGATTCGTAAATACAAGCCAGATGTTGTTTTATGTAATGCTATTGATGATAGGCATATCGATCATGGTAAAGGAAGTAAATTAGTTTCTGATGCTTGTTTTTTAAGCGGATTAATAAAAATTGAAACTACTGTTGATGGAGAAATTCAAGAAAAATGGCGTCCAAAGCAAGTGTATCATTATATTCAATGGAAAAATATTGAACCAGATTTTGTAATTGATATTACTGGTTTTATAGAAAAGAAAACCGAAGCAGTTTTAGCTTATGGATCTCAATTCTTTGATCCGAACAGTAAAGAGCCAGAAACACCAATTACTAGTAAAAATTTTATAGATAGTATAAATTATAGAGCAAGAGATTTAGGAAGATTGATAGGAGTAGAACACGCAGAAGGTTTTACCTCAGAACGTTACGTTGCTGTTAAAAATTTAGATAAATTAATTTAG
- a CDS encoding RNA polymerase sigma factor: MIRTNTISDSILVSDYIKGKEASLAILINRHQQRLFSFIYSKVQDKDLTEDIFQDTFIKVIRTLKKGNYNEEGKFLPWVMRIAHNLVIDYFRKNNRMPSFKNTDEFDIFSVLHDGSLNAEKQIIQEQIYDNVRELVNELPQEQKEVLVMRMYKDMSFKEISENTGVSINTALGRMRYALINMRKLIDKHKIILVN, encoded by the coding sequence ATGATACGTACTAATACAATTTCAGATAGCATTTTAGTAAGCGATTATATTAAAGGTAAAGAAGCCTCTTTAGCTATTTTAATCAACAGACACCAACAACGCCTTTTTAGCTTTATTTACAGTAAAGTACAAGATAAAGATTTAACAGAAGATATTTTTCAGGATACTTTTATTAAAGTAATTAGAACTTTAAAAAAAGGAAATTATAATGAAGAAGGAAAGTTTTTACCTTGGGTTATGAGAATTGCTCATAATCTAGTAATTGATTATTTTAGAAAGAATAATAGAATGCCTTCATTTAAAAATACTGATGAGTTTGACATTTTTTCTGTTTTACATGACGGTAGCTTAAATGCAGAAAAACAAATTATACAAGAACAGATTTACGATAATGTAAGAGAGCTTGTTAATGAGTTGCCACAAGAGCAAAAAGAAGTTTTAGTTATGCGAATGTATAAAGATATGAGCTTTAAAGAAATAAGCGAAAATACAGGCGTAAGTATAAATACAGCTTTAGGTAGAATGCGTTATGCTTTAATAAATATGCGTAAGCTAATAGATAAACATAAAATTATTTTGGTGAATTAA
- a CDS encoding LytTR family DNA-binding domain-containing protein: MNKLTTILVEDNSLALEMLESDISMYHKEIEIIGTAKSVVQAAKLLRKTRPDILFLDIMLGDGTGFDILEIFPDLQSKIIFVTASDAYAIKAFKFAAIDYILKPYSNEDLANSIKKAKQQIQPKKEQLQVLKQAIKEPNTNLEQISLHTSEKIIVVNIKDIIRCKSDNNYTTFYLIDNQKILVSKTLKFYADLLKDIGFLRVHQSHLINTFYIKEFIKSDGGYLILADNSNIPVSVRKKNEVINILKNLHL, translated from the coding sequence ATGAATAAACTTACTACCATATTAGTAGAAGATAATTCTTTAGCTTTAGAAATGTTAGAATCAGATATTTCTATGTATCACAAAGAAATAGAAATTATTGGTACTGCAAAATCTGTTGTACAAGCAGCAAAACTTCTACGTAAAACAAGACCAGATATTCTCTTTTTAGATATTATGTTGGGCGACGGAACAGGTTTTGATATTTTAGAAATCTTTCCTGATTTACAATCAAAAATCATATTTGTAACCGCAAGTGATGCTTACGCTATTAAAGCTTTTAAATTTGCTGCTATAGATTATATACTTAAGCCTTATTCTAATGAAGATTTAGCTAATTCTATTAAAAAAGCTAAACAGCAAATTCAACCTAAAAAAGAGCAATTACAAGTATTAAAGCAAGCTATAAAAGAACCCAATACTAATTTAGAACAGATTTCTTTACATACATCAGAAAAAATTATTGTTGTAAATATTAAAGATATTATTCGTTGTAAGTCAGACAATAATTATACTACGTTTTATTTAATTGATAACCAGAAAATTTTAGTATCAAAAACCTTAAAATTTTATGCAGATTTATTAAAAGATATTGGTTTTTTAAGAGTACATCAAAGTCATTTGATTAATACTTTTTATATAAAAGAGTTTATAAAATCTGATGGTGGTTATTTAATTTTAGCTGATAATTCTAATATTCCTGTATCTGTTAGAAAAAAAAATGAAGTAATAAATATTCTTAAAAATCTTCATTTGTAG
- a CDS encoding sensor histidine kinase, which produces MKKSIVNLIIFRKLYLKKVLLILIVCLPFSVFSQDSVFEEITAFKNFDTSSIFEITQDNNHTIWLRTNKDLLNYNGKFISNRFKNSAIKSSLSTALFINNDSVFIGNSNNLSLITKSNIFSFEAKGVNKIFKHKNIYYVASNHGIFYFNRNYLQPLKTTYNLDFSIINDIIFYDNNFIVASNSGLWILSDLFNPKTITLLSKGNFSTFKMYQNKLFVLKNKRTIFQLKPNNQLIEKYTSDEEFNFEVVTDKLYLFSKQTGIDVLNAENFIFEKRINKYNSNINSNVITAIFEDFEGNLFLATENSFYIQKNKKSLLKPNLYIDKVLINYKSLDTINLNNYTKKLHLNSFSNNISIALNSNVFSSDKTIEYRYKLGDKFSPWQAINQINFANLKPGSYQFVAEARFKNNKNNSFKSFSFIIKKPIYQELWFYIICAIAFLLIAIFFLEMHLKKVNKRNQKKIKDLEIKNHLQTLEQKALQLQMNPHFIFNVLNGIKALGNSEKKQELNETISSFSVLLRSVLNNSRLEEISLKEEITTLKNYLKLEQQMSSKNFDFFIEENLNGIDAEEILIPPMLMQPFVENAIKHGISKINRKGNILITFDVKQAFLHCSIIDNGIGIYHDTTNNSEKKHTSVAFKVTKERIENLSKYNVFTAKEIFKESNCIGTKISFKIPLKTDY; this is translated from the coding sequence ATGAAAAAAAGCATTGTTAATTTAATTATTTTTAGAAAATTATACTTAAAAAAAGTACTATTAATTCTAATAGTATGTTTACCATTTAGTGTTTTTTCACAAGACTCCGTTTTCGAGGAAATTACAGCTTTTAAGAATTTCGATACTTCTTCAATTTTTGAAATTACTCAAGACAACAACCATACAATTTGGTTAAGAACTAACAAAGATTTATTAAATTACAACGGAAAATTTATTTCTAATCGCTTTAAAAATAGCGCAATTAAATCAAGTTTAAGTACTGCCCTATTTATTAATAATGATTCAGTTTTTATAGGAAACAGTAATAACCTTTCTTTAATTACAAAAAGTAATATTTTTTCTTTTGAAGCTAAAGGTGTCAACAAAATTTTCAAACACAAAAACATATATTATGTTGCCTCTAACCATGGTATATTTTATTTTAATAGGAATTATCTGCAACCATTAAAAACCACCTATAATCTAGATTTTTCTATAATAAACGATATCATTTTTTATGATAATAATTTTATAGTTGCTTCTAATAGCGGACTTTGGATTTTATCAGATTTATTTAATCCAAAAACAATTACTCTACTTTCAAAAGGAAATTTTAGTACTTTTAAAATGTATCAAAATAAATTATTTGTTTTAAAAAATAAGCGAACTATTTTTCAGTTAAAACCGAATAATCAATTAATAGAAAAGTATACTTCTGATGAAGAATTTAATTTCGAAGTTGTTACTGATAAATTGTATTTGTTTTCTAAACAAACTGGTATTGATGTTTTGAATGCTGAAAATTTCATTTTTGAAAAAAGAATTAATAAATACAATAGTAATATCAATTCGAATGTTATAACAGCTATTTTTGAAGATTTTGAAGGTAATTTATTTTTAGCTACAGAAAATAGTTTTTACATTCAGAAAAATAAAAAATCACTTTTAAAACCGAATTTATATATTGACAAAGTCTTAATTAATTATAAGAGTTTAGATACCATTAACTTAAATAATTACACAAAAAAATTACACTTAAATTCATTTAGTAATAATATTTCTATAGCTTTAAATAGCAATGTGTTTTCTTCTGATAAAACAATAGAATATCGCTATAAATTGGGGGATAAATTTTCTCCTTGGCAAGCAATAAACCAAATAAATTTTGCCAATTTAAAACCTGGTAGTTATCAATTTGTTGCAGAAGCAAGATTTAAAAATAATAAAAATAATAGTTTTAAAAGCTTTAGTTTTATAATTAAAAAACCAATTTATCAAGAATTATGGTTTTACATTATTTGTGCAATTGCCTTTCTTTTAATTGCAATATTCTTTTTAGAAATGCATCTAAAAAAAGTAAATAAACGCAATCAAAAGAAAATTAAAGACTTAGAGATAAAAAATCATTTGCAAACTTTAGAGCAAAAAGCTTTACAGTTACAAATGAATCCTCACTTTATTTTTAACGTTTTAAACGGAATTAAAGCATTAGGTAATTCAGAAAAAAAACAAGAGTTAAACGAAACAATATCTAGTTTTTCTGTACTTTTAAGAAGTGTTTTAAACAACTCTAGATTAGAAGAAATTAGTTTAAAAGAAGAAATTACAACTTTAAAAAATTATTTAAAATTAGAACAACAAATGAGTTCTAAGAATTTTGATTTTTTTATTGAAGAAAATTTAAACGGAATTGATGCCGAAGAAATTTTGATTCCGCCTATGTTAATGCAACCTTTTGTAGAAAACGCAATCAAACACGGAATTTCCAAAATCAACAGAAAAGGAAATATTCTTATTACTTTTGATGTAAAACAGGCCTTTTTACATTGTTCGATAATAGATAATGGTATCGGTATTTACCATGACACAACTAATAATTCAGAAAAAAAACATACTTCTGTGGCTTTTAAAGTAACAAAAGAAAGAATAGAAAATTTATCCAAATACAATGTTTTTACTGCTAAAGAAATTTTTAAAGAATCAAATTGCATCGGAACAAAAATTTCATTTAAAATTCCTCTAAAAACAGATTATTAA
- a CDS encoding DUF2520 domain-containing protein, with protein MISTVIIGNGNVAHHLDKAFLKAKTIDVIKINSRNLSNIPKADITIIAVSDNAIEEVSSKIENSFVVHTSGSFSMDNLQNKTRKGVFYMLQTFSRDKEIDFSKVPFCLEAETEKDYILLEKLAKSIGNKIYNITTEQRKTLHVAAVFVNNFTNHLYKIGADICDTNNVPFEILQPLIDETASKIKQLKPASAQTGPAVRNDTETIKNHLDLLSKEQQTIYKILTKSIQKSNKPE; from the coding sequence ATGATATCAACAGTAATTATCGGAAACGGAAACGTAGCACATCATTTAGACAAAGCTTTTTTAAAAGCTAAAACTATTGATGTTATTAAAATTAATTCTAGAAATTTAAGTAACATCCCTAAAGCAGATATTACAATTATTGCCGTTTCAGATAATGCGATAGAAGAAGTTTCTTCTAAAATAGAAAATAGTTTTGTTGTGCATACTTCTGGTAGTTTTTCTATGGATAATTTACAGAACAAAACTCGCAAAGGCGTTTTTTATATGTTGCAAACTTTTTCTAGAGACAAAGAAATAGACTTTTCTAAAGTACCATTTTGTTTAGAAGCCGAAACTGAAAAAGATTACATTCTACTAGAAAAACTTGCAAAAAGCATTGGTAACAAAATTTATAATATTACTACAGAACAAAGAAAAACATTACATGTTGCGGCCGTTTTTGTAAATAACTTTACAAACCATTTATACAAAATTGGCGCAGATATTTGCGACACAAATAATGTTCCATTTGAAATTTTACAACCTTTAATAGATGAAACAGCATCTAAAATTAAACAGTTAAAACCTGCTAGTGCGCAAACAGGTCCGGCAGTAAGAAACGATACTGAAACTATTAAAAATCATTTAGATTTACTTTCTA